The following coding sequences are from one Epinephelus fuscoguttatus linkage group LG5, E.fuscoguttatus.final_Chr_v1 window:
- the tsr1 gene encoding pre-rRNA-processing protein TSR1 homolog, with product MVKMAALGEKQQGHRPGVYKQKNKGHKHGKHRTKGEIERENKGRVSVTALTKKQRKEQKRMDRRHKASQLRRNKKDMVLTEKRRLGTRDGPPHLVAVVSLHAGVDAGAITKLLRGEDAGGVVHQERCISGISDSFGLILPRFKQRFTFLSHSTADMHSLLDVAKIADSLVFVLDSTEGWDSYGDYCLSCLFAQGLPSHALVCQGVSDLPVKKRVESRRALSKITEIRFPDTRLFPLDSEQDATLLLRHLGTQRQRKLGFRSRRSHLLAQHVTFTPNSPAEGTGGGPTGLGTLCVSGYVRGRPLQVDRLVHISGHGDFQISQIDAPSDPLPLNLTTARPAKPGKGDVDMQDGGEEEAPVRVLMKADPSRRESLQAEAEVDPMDGEQTWPTESELQEAEEARKNKRVMKVPKGTSDYQASWIVDEYEEENGEMDEESSDEDDDDDDMLDEAMDGEDEDNNSQEPGSDCASEEEEEEEEEEEVCSTERTGADQRYDEHIDEAAEEEGLKRYREARANEMFPDEVDTPLDTAARIRFQRYRGLKSFRSSPWDPMENLPLNYSRIFQFQSFERTRRRILAEAAAEEEGAMVGWYVTLHIIDVPFSVMESVQSGRPLIMVSLMPHEQKMSVMHLLVRRHPSNTEPIKSKEELVFHCGFRRFRASPIFSQHTSADKHKMERFLRPDAPTVVSVYAPITFPPAGVLLFKQRNDGIQDLVATGSLLSCDPQRIMLKRIVLSGHPFKINRRSAVVRYMFFNRDDIMWFKPVELRTKWGRRGHIKEALGTHGHMKCVFDNQLRSQDTVLMNLYKRVYPRWTYDPYVPTSLPWVKREITMEMHDSDME from the exons ATGGTGAAAATGGCTGCGTTAGGGGAAAAACAACAGGGCCACAGACCCGGCGtttataaacagaaaaataaaggaCACAAACATGGCAAGCACCGGACGAAAGGTGAAattgagagagaaaacaaag GGAGAGTGTCAGTGACAGCCCTCACcaaaaaacagaggaaagagCAGAAGAGGATGGACAGACGTCACAAAGCCAGCCAGCTACGCAGGAATAAGAAAGACATg GTCCTGACAGAAAAGCGACGTCTCGGCACGAGGGACGGTCCTCCTCATTTGGTTGCCGTGGTGTCCCTCCATGCTGGAGTGGACGCTGGTGCCATTACCAAACTGCTGCGTGGGGAGGATGCTGGGGGTGTTGTACATCAGGAGCGGTGCATCAGTGGCATCAGTGACAGTTTTGGGCTGATTCTGCCTCGTTTTAAACAAAGGTTCACCTTTCTAAGTCATAGTACGG CTGACATGCACTCCCTGCTGGATGTGGCAAAGATTGCAGATAGCCTTGTGTTTGTGCTGGACTCCACTGAGGGTTGGGACAGCTATGGAGactactgtctgtcctgcctCTTTGCCCAGGGCCTCCCCAGCCATG CGCTGGTGTGTCAGGGTGTGTCCGATCTTCCTGTGAAGAAGAGGGTCGAGTCCCGGAGAGCTCTGTCAAAGATCACAGAGATCCGTTTCCCCGACACCCGTCTCTTCCCTCTGGATTCAGAGCAAGATGCCACTCTTCTTCTCAGACACCTGGGcactcagagacagagaaagctCGGCTTCCGCTCCAGACGTTCCCATCTTTTGGCTCAGCATGTCACTTTTACACCTAACAGCCCTGCTGAGGGGACAGGTGGTGGACCAACTGGTCTGGGCACCCTGTGTGTCTCCGGCTACGTGCGTGGCCGTCCTCTGCAAGTTGACAGACTGGTGCACATCAGTGGACATGGAGACTTTCAGATCAGTCAGATTGATGCTCCATCAGACCCTCTTCCCCTCAACTTAACAACAGCCAGACCAGCGAAGCCTGGCAAGGGTGATGTTGACATGCAG gatGGAGGTGAAGAGGAGGCTCCAGTGCGGGTCCTCATGAAAGCAGACCCATCCCGCAGGGAGAGCCTGCAGGCAGAGGCCGAGGTGGACCCCATGGATGGAGAGCAGACATGGCCAACAGAAAGCGAGCTGCAGGAAGCTGAAG AGGCCAGGAAGAACAAACGTGTGATGAAAGTCCCCAAAGGAACATCCGACTACCAGGCCTCGTGGATCGTTGACGAATACGAGGAGGAGAACGGAGAGATGGATGAAGAAAGCAGCGATGAGGATGACGATGACGACGACATGTTGGACGAGGCCATGGATGGAGAGGATGAGGACAATAACTCTCAG GAGCCGGGTTCAGACTGTGCctcagaagaagaggaggaagaggaggaggaagaagaggtgTGCTCCACAGAACGAACTGGAGCAGATCAACGCTACGATGAGCACATTGATGAggctgcagaagaagaaggcctTAAACGCTACCGTGAGGCTCGGGCCAATGAGATGTTTCCTGATGAAGTGGACACACCCCTCGACACGGCAGCTAGAATCAG GTTCCAGCGCTACAGAGGCCTGAAGAGTTTCCGCTCCTCGCCCTGGGACCCCATGGAGAACTTGCCCCTCAACTACTCACGCATTTTCCAGTTCCAGAGCTTTGAACGCACTCGCCGCCGCATACTGGCAGAGgctgcagcagaggaagagggagccatg GTGGGCTGGTACGTTACGCTGCACATAATCGATGTGCCTTTCTCCGTGATGGAGAGTGTCCAGTCGGGCAGACCTCTGATTATGGTGTCTCTCATGCCCCATGAACAGAAG ATGTCAGTGATGCACCTCTTGGTGAGGAGACACCCCAGCAATACAGAGCCCATCAAGTCCAAAGAGGAGCTGGTGTTCCACTGCGGATTTCGGAGGTTCAGAGCATCTCCGATCTTCTCTCAGCACACTTCAG CTGACAAGCATAAGATGGAGCGCTTCCTGAGGCCAGATGCCCCCACCGTGGTGTCGGTGTACGCTCCCATTACCTTCCCCCCTGCGGGAGTCCTGCTCTTCAAACAAAGGAATGACG GAATCCAGGACCTGGTTGCTACAGGCAGTCTGCTCAGCTGTGACCCTCAGCGCATCATGCTGAAGAGGATTGTACTGAGCGGACACCCATTCAAAATTAACCGGCGCTCTGCGGTTGTCCGTTATATGTTCTTCAACAGGG ATGACATCATGTGGTTCAAGCCAGTGGAGCTGCGAACAAAGTGGGGTCGGAGAGGCCACATCAAGGAGGCTTTAg GAACACACGGTCACATGAAGTGTGTATTTGATAATCAGCTGCGCTCACAAGACACTGTCCTGATGAATTTGTACAAGAGAGTGTATCCTCGCTGGACATATGACCCCTATGTGCCAACGTCTTTACCCTGGGTCAAGAGAGAGATCACCATGGAGATGCATGACTCAGACATGGAGTAG